In a single window of the Streptomyces sp. CGMCC 4.7035 genome:
- a CDS encoding GAF domain-containing protein codes for MTLSRLLLTPEDGDAAARVSRLRRLGLGERAEPEFDAFADRLATLAAVPYAMVNFIDEHRQFFAGLHQPGDRPLTELAAPDGAGEAPVRHLGREYGFCPHVVVRRKALVLEDVGDYPRFAGNPIVDELGIRSYLGAPLVDRTGMALGTVCAVDVAPRPWGRAGLETIKALAAELAERIERRDGGGI; via the coding sequence ATGACCCTGAGCCGACTGCTGCTGACCCCCGAGGACGGGGACGCCGCCGCACGCGTGAGCAGGCTGCGCCGGCTCGGCCTCGGCGAGCGCGCCGAACCGGAGTTCGACGCCTTCGCGGACCGGCTCGCCACTCTGGCCGCGGTGCCGTACGCGATGGTCAACTTCATCGACGAGCACCGGCAGTTCTTCGCGGGCCTGCACCAGCCCGGCGACCGCCCGCTCACCGAGCTCGCCGCCCCGGACGGCGCGGGCGAGGCACCGGTTCGCCACCTGGGCCGCGAGTACGGCTTCTGCCCGCATGTGGTCGTCAGGCGCAAGGCGCTCGTCCTGGAGGACGTCGGCGACTATCCGCGCTTCGCCGGCAACCCGATCGTCGACGAACTCGGCATCCGCTCCTACCTCGGCGCTCCGCTCGTCGACCGCACGGGCATGGCCCTCGGCACGGTCTGCGCCGTCGACGTCGCACCGCGTCCCTGGGGCCGGGCGGGCCTGGAGACCATCAAGGCGCTGGCCGCGGAGCTGGCCGAGCGGATCGAACGGAGGGACGGCGGCGGGATCTGA
- the tdh gene encoding L-threonine 3-dehydrogenase, with translation MKALVKEKAEPGLWLTDVPEPQIGPGDVLIKVLRTGICGTDLHIRSWDGWAQQAIRTPLVVGHEFVGEVVETGRDVTEIQVGDRVSGEGHLVCGKCRNCLAGRRHLCRATVGLGVGRDGAFAEYVALPASNVWVHRVPVDLDVAAIFDPFGNAVHTALSFPLVGEDVLITGAGPIGLMAAAVARHAGARNVVVTDVSEERLELARKIGASLALNVSTATIADGQRELGLREGFDIGLEMSGRPEAMRDMIANMTHGGRIAMLGLPAQEFPVDWARIVTSMITIKGIYGREMFETWYAMSVLLEGGLDLAPVITGRYDYRDYEAAFADAASGRGGKIILDWTA, from the coding sequence TTGAAGGCGCTGGTCAAGGAGAAGGCGGAGCCCGGCCTGTGGCTCACGGACGTTCCGGAGCCGCAGATCGGTCCCGGTGACGTACTGATCAAGGTCCTCAGGACCGGGATCTGCGGCACCGACCTGCACATCAGGTCCTGGGACGGCTGGGCGCAGCAGGCCATCCGGACGCCGCTCGTGGTCGGGCACGAGTTCGTCGGCGAGGTCGTCGAGACCGGCCGTGACGTCACGGAGATCCAGGTCGGCGACCGGGTCAGCGGCGAGGGCCACCTGGTGTGCGGGAAGTGCCGCAACTGCCTGGCCGGGCGTCGCCATCTGTGCCGCGCGACGGTCGGTCTGGGCGTCGGACGCGACGGCGCGTTCGCCGAGTACGTTGCGCTGCCCGCGTCCAACGTCTGGGTGCACCGCGTGCCCGTCGACCTCGACGTCGCCGCGATCTTCGACCCGTTCGGCAACGCCGTGCACACGGCCCTGTCCTTCCCGCTGGTCGGCGAGGACGTGCTGATCACCGGGGCGGGCCCGATCGGTCTGATGGCCGCCGCCGTGGCCCGGCACGCGGGCGCCCGCAACGTCGTCGTCACCGACGTCAGCGAGGAGCGCCTGGAGCTGGCGCGCAAGATCGGCGCGAGCCTCGCGCTGAACGTCTCGACCGCCACGATCGCCGACGGGCAGCGCGAACTCGGGCTGCGCGAGGGCTTCGACATCGGCCTGGAGATGTCCGGCCGCCCCGAGGCGATGCGCGACATGATCGCCAACATGACGCACGGCGGCCGGATCGCCATGCTCGGCCTGCCCGCCCAGGAGTTCCCCGTCGACTGGGCCCGGATCGTCACCTCCATGATCACCATCAAGGGCATCTACGGCCGCGAGATGTTCGAGACGTGGTACGCGATGTCGGTCCTGCTGGAGGGCGGGCTCGACCTGGCGCCCGTGATCACGGGACGGTACGACTACCGCGACTACGAGGCGGCGTTCGCCGATGCGGCGAGCGGTCGCGGCGGCAAGATCATCCTCGACTGGACCGCATAA
- a CDS encoding DUF742 domain-containing protein, producing MPAVGDGPWLDDAAGRLVRPYTVSNGRTRPTAALDLLSQVMATGATPLGYLGPEHAQALDLCRAPVSVAEVAAHLKLPAAVTKVLLSDLVDCGALTTKPPAFHHNPTDRSLLEAVLDGLRRQL from the coding sequence GTGCCCGCGGTCGGCGACGGCCCCTGGCTCGACGACGCCGCCGGACGACTGGTGCGCCCCTACACGGTCAGCAACGGCCGCACCCGGCCGACCGCCGCACTCGATCTCCTGTCGCAGGTGATGGCCACCGGCGCCACCCCCCTCGGCTACCTCGGCCCCGAGCACGCCCAGGCACTCGACCTGTGCCGGGCACCCGTCTCGGTCGCCGAGGTGGCCGCCCACCTCAAGCTGCCGGCGGCGGTCACCAAGGTGCTGCTGTCCGACCTCGTGGACTGCGGGGCGCTCACCACCAAGCCCCCGGCGTTCCACCACAACCCCACTGACCGGTCTCTTCTGGAGGCAGTGCTCGATGGACTACGACGACAGCTCTGA
- a CDS encoding ArsR/SmtB family transcription factor, which produces MTEEPPGAAEVVDSVLGALADPTRRQLLDLLAAQGEATATTLAERLPISRQAVVKHLAVLDAAGLVSGSRVGREVRYAVRPAALDATARWMASLAAEWDRRLANIKRVAEAAERDSSSTRPD; this is translated from the coding sequence GTGACGGAAGAACCTCCCGGCGCCGCCGAGGTCGTCGACAGCGTCCTCGGTGCGCTGGCCGACCCGACGCGACGTCAACTGCTTGACCTGCTCGCCGCGCAGGGCGAGGCCACTGCAACGACGCTCGCCGAACGACTTCCCATCTCGCGGCAGGCGGTGGTCAAGCACCTCGCCGTCCTGGACGCCGCCGGGCTGGTTTCAGGCAGCCGGGTCGGACGCGAGGTGCGGTACGCGGTGCGGCCTGCGGCGTTGGACGCGACGGCACGGTGGATGGCCTCGCTCGCGGCCGAATGGGACCGGCGGTTGGCGAACATCAAACGCGTCGCTGAGGCAGCGGAGCGGGATTCGAGTTCGACACGCCCCGACTGA
- a CDS encoding SOS response-associated peptidase, which translates to MCGRYVSTRAPEDLVRLFGVTDWNRQDALEPSWNVAPTDDVWAVLERAQRGGGPVGRQLRPLRWGLVPSWAEDPGIGARMINARVETVHEKPAFRHAFRKRRCLLPADGFYEWQQISATDTAKARKQPYFISSEDGQVMALAGLYEFWRDPAVAEDDEPAAWWTTCTIITTDATDAAGRIHPRMPLAVAPDRRDAWLDPAQQDPDRLRALLNPPAGGRLDARPVSLAVNDVRNNGPRLLDPATP; encoded by the coding sequence ATGTGCGGTCGATATGTGTCCACCCGGGCCCCCGAGGACCTGGTACGGCTCTTCGGGGTGACCGACTGGAACCGGCAGGACGCCCTGGAGCCGAGCTGGAACGTCGCCCCGACCGACGACGTATGGGCGGTTCTCGAGCGCGCGCAGCGCGGTGGGGGCCCCGTCGGACGGCAGTTGCGGCCGCTGCGGTGGGGCCTGGTGCCGTCCTGGGCCGAGGACCCGGGGATCGGTGCGAGAATGATCAACGCGCGGGTGGAGACGGTCCACGAGAAGCCGGCCTTCCGCCACGCCTTCCGCAAGCGGCGCTGCCTGCTGCCTGCCGACGGCTTCTACGAGTGGCAGCAGATCTCGGCGACCGACACGGCGAAGGCGCGCAAACAGCCCTATTTCATCAGCTCCGAGGACGGGCAGGTGATGGCCCTGGCCGGGCTGTACGAGTTCTGGCGCGATCCCGCCGTGGCCGAGGACGACGAACCCGCGGCCTGGTGGACCACCTGCACGATCATCACCACGGACGCCACCGACGCCGCCGGCCGCATCCATCCGCGCATGCCGCTGGCCGTCGCTCCCGACCGGCGTGACGCCTGGCTGGACCCCGCGCAGCAGGACCCCGACCGGCTGCGGGCCCTGCTCAACCCTCCCGCGGGCGGACGCCTGGACGCCCGCCCGGTGTCCTTGGCCGTCAACGACGTCCGTAACAACGGCCCCCGGTTGCTGGACCCGGCCACCCCCTAG
- a CDS encoding SRPBCC domain-containing protein, with product MSEDRIERETLIAAPLERVWSLVAQPGFWVADKASLAGTVAKEGESMVAKNAEHGDFPVRVEKVEPPTYLAYRWTSAFPGEELREDNSTLVEFTLTPEGDQTRLRVVESGFAALAGSEELRSQNLKDHSEGWPLELDALKTRAEQPST from the coding sequence ATGAGCGAGGACCGGATCGAACGCGAAACCCTGATCGCGGCACCCCTGGAGCGGGTCTGGTCGCTGGTGGCCCAACCCGGGTTCTGGGTGGCCGACAAAGCGAGCCTGGCCGGTACCGTGGCCAAGGAGGGCGAGTCGATGGTGGCGAAGAACGCCGAGCACGGCGACTTCCCCGTGCGCGTGGAGAAGGTCGAGCCGCCGACGTACCTGGCATACCGCTGGACCAGCGCGTTCCCCGGAGAAGAGCTGCGCGAGGACAACAGCACCCTCGTGGAGTTCACGTTGACCCCGGAAGGCGACCAGACGCGGCTGCGCGTCGTCGAGAGCGGGTTCGCGGCGCTGGCCGGGTCCGAGGAGCTGCGCAGTCAGAACCTGAAGGACCACAGCGAAGGCTGGCCCCTGGAGCTCGACGCGCTCAAGACACGCGCCGAACAGCCCTCCACGTGA
- a CDS encoding alpha/beta hydrolase family protein — protein sequence MTLFKNPEFEFSALLALGASGQRSGEVGEVLTAVNAINKAGLSAQTYVETFRKLGDRLMKAPEGGKSDRETRRFRALRAAQYYAQALFFVLGSDDPGNEEELYKSGRGAWDTFCGLCDPAPVTASVPYGKTPLPVWFFRPDESGRRRPTVILTNGSDGQNVDMWTYGVAAALDRDWNALVYDGPGQGQLIFVDRVVFTPRWENVVTPLVDWLVARSDVTADRIALTGLSMAGDLAPRAAAFERRLAALVAMPGCLDPWLGFPAEIRKILTPNKQETNDVWNKEVVPHLSPAEAATLKKRFEPFSVPAMLAAREGKVFTDFYTPAKLIQSMAVTDVVGHIKTPTLVLDYEFEQFYPGQARQMFDRLTAPKEYVKLTAATGAQLHCSPMAPQQHCEVVFDWLRETLSGG from the coding sequence ATGACGCTCTTCAAGAACCCCGAGTTCGAGTTCAGCGCTCTCTTGGCGCTCGGCGCGTCCGGTCAGCGCAGCGGCGAGGTGGGCGAGGTACTCACCGCCGTGAACGCCATCAACAAGGCCGGGCTGTCCGCACAGACGTACGTCGAGACCTTCAGGAAGCTGGGTGACCGGTTGATGAAGGCACCCGAGGGCGGCAAGTCCGACCGGGAGACCAGGCGCTTCCGCGCACTGCGGGCCGCGCAGTACTACGCCCAGGCGCTCTTCTTCGTCCTCGGCTCCGACGACCCGGGCAACGAGGAGGAGTTGTACAAGTCCGGGCGTGGCGCCTGGGACACGTTCTGCGGGCTGTGCGACCCGGCGCCGGTGACGGCGAGCGTCCCGTACGGGAAGACCCCGCTTCCCGTGTGGTTCTTCCGCCCGGACGAGTCAGGACGCCGCCGCCCCACCGTGATCCTCACCAACGGCAGCGACGGACAGAACGTCGACATGTGGACGTACGGTGTCGCCGCGGCCCTGGACCGCGACTGGAACGCCCTTGTGTACGACGGGCCCGGCCAGGGACAGCTCATCTTCGTGGACCGGGTGGTGTTCACCCCGCGCTGGGAGAACGTGGTGACGCCGCTCGTCGACTGGCTGGTCGCCCGCTCCGACGTGACCGCCGACAGGATCGCGCTCACCGGGCTGAGCATGGCGGGCGACCTGGCTCCCAGGGCCGCGGCCTTCGAGCGGCGGCTCGCGGCCCTCGTGGCGATGCCCGGCTGCCTGGATCCATGGCTGGGCTTCCCTGCGGAGATCCGGAAGATCCTCACCCCGAACAAGCAGGAGACCAACGACGTGTGGAACAAGGAGGTCGTTCCCCACCTGTCCCCGGCCGAGGCCGCGACGCTGAAGAAGCGCTTCGAACCGTTCTCCGTGCCGGCGATGCTCGCCGCCCGCGAGGGCAAGGTCTTCACCGACTTCTACACCCCGGCCAAGCTCATCCAGTCGATGGCGGTCACGGACGTCGTCGGCCACATCAAGACACCCACACTGGTCCTCGACTACGAGTTCGAGCAGTTCTACCCGGGCCAGGCACGCCAGATGTTCGACAGACTGACGGCTCCCAAGGAGTACGTGAAGCTCACCGCGGCGACCGGCGCGCAGTTGCACTGCTCGCCGATGGCCCCGCAGCAGCACTGCGAGGTCGTCTTCGACTGGCTGCGGGAGACGCTGTCGGGCGGCTGA
- a CDS encoding tyrosine-type recombinase/integrase: protein MKALSAHSVQAYTTPLKAVFTAAVNNGDVGRHPFVGAKLPLLPSRAVDETLLPSGQQVQDIADEFRQEWALSVWLMAGLGLRKGEMLGLRVGDFLDDRVRIRRQVTRVEGVEGAVLGPLKHRREGDWRDIPLATNLSDAAREHVDRYGTGPDGALFQTISGTLVSTPGYSRTFRNAMKTLGYNWSPRDLRHWFASTALSNGLPLLDVSRWLGRKSIKETADTYGHLTPDSTGRAVRVMGLALTQHRADSVLTEVA from the coding sequence ATGAAGGCTCTATCCGCGCACTCGGTGCAGGCGTACACGACACCCTTGAAGGCGGTCTTCACGGCCGCCGTGAACAACGGGGATGTCGGCCGGCATCCCTTCGTCGGTGCCAAGCTGCCCCTGCTGCCGAGCCGGGCTGTGGACGAGACGCTCCTCCCGTCCGGTCAGCAGGTGCAGGACATTGCCGATGAGTTCCGCCAAGAGTGGGCGCTTTCCGTTTGGCTCATGGCGGGTCTTGGGCTCCGGAAGGGCGAGATGCTCGGTCTGCGGGTCGGAGACTTCCTCGACGACCGTGTGCGGATCCGCCGCCAGGTGACCCGTGTCGAGGGTGTCGAGGGGGCCGTCCTCGGCCCGCTGAAGCACCGCAGGGAGGGAGACTGGCGGGACATTCCGTTGGCGACGAACCTGTCCGACGCCGCGAGGGAGCACGTGGACCGCTACGGTACGGGGCCGGACGGCGCCCTGTTCCAGACGATCAGCGGAACCTTGGTCAGCACCCCGGGCTACTCGCGCACCTTCCGTAACGCGATGAAGACTCTGGGTTACAACTGGTCGCCTCGTGACCTGCGGCACTGGTTCGCCTCGACCGCGCTCAGCAATGGTCTGCCACTCTTGGACGTGTCCAGGTGGCTCGGACGCAAGAGCATCAAGGAGACTGCGGACACGTACGGGCACCTCACCCCCGACTCGACGGGTCGGGCGGTCAGGGTGATGGGTCTGGCACTGACCCAGCACCGTGCTGACTCGGTGCTGACTGAGGTGGCATGA
- a CDS encoding ATP-binding protein — MSHLRAPAARADRRESGRHGRPVARTVPSLPETQIRPQLLRLAILPPIAVALSACAAVLFTVRSTGARPTLTLWAVLAGALGVTVVGIVVAAVAADRAAGSVAERLDALRRACARGEDELRALVEALRRGEGPPARKPHGKPATDADDFELLAAELARAHEGAVTAVVQAAQLSSHAGSEQKLEVFVNLARRLQSLVHREISILDELENEIEDPDLLKGLFHVDHLATRIRRHAENLAVLGGAVSRRQWSNPVSMTEVLRSAIAEVEQYSRVKLVPPIDGTLRGHAVADVIHLLAELVENATVFSAPHTQVLLRAGLVTSGLAVEVEDRGLGMPPAEQNKMNALLADPDQVNVASLLADGRIGLFVVSQLARRHGIHVRLQTNIYGGVQAVLVVPQGLLGPAPGTPGTMTPAVPRGSAGGVGSFGSSALTGSLGSAGGAGSFGSPAVTGMPGSAGSMGSLGSSAVAGVSGSAGSIESFGSSAVTGSLWSAGGAGSFGSPAVTGMPGSAGSMGSLGSPAVTGVPGTAVGGAHDQARPSQGARPVHPSSSGAEHSDPMSSGAWQPQHDRIPAAPARSPLPVRDTDSRRPNPAEALPGIRPVDRPTAEENANRPPAPLNGAVRGTMAKPQLPRRRAQEHIAPQLRGGPTPSVRQDPDQHIGHDPGLMAAFQRGISLAESAQRPEPAHTEADTHTAPATAPHTDVPLDVLHLDTGLSGDLPAPSLDVPRKGLARTAEAPAPHAPDYDLTARHDGSAPAG, encoded by the coding sequence ATGTCTCACCTTCGCGCACCGGCCGCACGCGCAGACCGCCGTGAGAGCGGGCGGCACGGGCGACCGGTCGCCCGCACCGTCCCCTCGCTGCCCGAGACCCAGATACGGCCCCAGCTGCTGCGCCTGGCGATCCTGCCGCCCATCGCGGTGGCCCTCAGCGCCTGCGCCGCAGTGCTTTTCACCGTCCGCTCCACCGGCGCGCGCCCCACCCTCACGCTCTGGGCCGTGCTCGCGGGCGCCCTCGGGGTGACCGTCGTGGGCATCGTCGTCGCCGCCGTGGCCGCCGACCGCGCCGCCGGATCCGTGGCCGAGCGCCTCGACGCGCTGCGCCGCGCCTGCGCCCGCGGCGAGGACGAACTGCGCGCCCTCGTCGAGGCGCTGCGCCGTGGCGAGGGGCCGCCCGCGCGCAAGCCGCACGGCAAGCCCGCCACGGACGCCGACGACTTCGAGTTGCTCGCCGCCGAGCTGGCGCGGGCCCACGAGGGCGCCGTCACCGCGGTCGTCCAGGCCGCGCAGCTCTCCAGCCACGCGGGCAGCGAGCAGAAGCTCGAGGTGTTCGTCAACCTCGCGCGGCGCCTTCAGTCGCTCGTGCACCGGGAGATCTCGATCCTCGACGAGCTGGAGAACGAGATCGAGGACCCCGACCTGCTCAAGGGCCTCTTCCACGTCGACCACCTCGCCACCCGCATCCGGCGCCACGCCGAGAACCTCGCCGTGCTGGGCGGCGCCGTGTCGCGCCGTCAGTGGAGCAACCCGGTCTCCATGACGGAGGTGCTGCGCTCCGCGATCGCCGAGGTCGAGCAGTACTCGCGGGTCAAGCTGGTGCCGCCGATCGACGGCACCCTGCGCGGGCACGCCGTCGCCGACGTCATCCATCTGCTGGCCGAACTCGTCGAGAACGCCACGGTGTTCTCCGCGCCGCACACCCAGGTGCTGCTCCGCGCGGGCCTCGTCACCTCGGGGCTCGCCGTCGAGGTCGAGGACCGCGGCCTTGGCATGCCGCCGGCCGAACAGAACAAGATGAACGCCCTGCTCGCCGACCCCGACCAGGTCAACGTCGCCAGCCTGCTGGCGGACGGCCGCATCGGCCTGTTCGTCGTCTCCCAGCTCGCCCGGCGCCACGGCATCCACGTCCGGCTGCAGACCAACATCTACGGCGGCGTCCAGGCGGTGCTCGTCGTTCCGCAGGGGCTGCTCGGGCCGGCCCCCGGCACGCCCGGGACCATGACGCCGGCGGTGCCGCGGGGGTCGGCCGGAGGCGTGGGGTCGTTCGGGTCGTCCGCTTTGACGGGGTCGCTCGGGTCGGCTGGAGGCGCGGGGTCGTTCGGGTCGCCTGCCGTGACGGGGATGCCGGGGTCGGCCGGAAGCATGGGGTCGCTCGGGTCGTCCGCCGTGGCGGGGGTGTCGGGTTCCGCCGGAAGCATCGAGTCGTTCGGGTCGTCCGCTGTGACGGGGTCGCTCTGGTCGGCTGGAGGCGCGGGGTCGTTCGGGTCGCCTGCCGTGACGGGGATGCCGGGGTCGGCCGGAAGCATGGGGTCGCTCGGGTCGCCTGCCGTGACAGGGGTGCCGGGGACGGCCGTTGGCGGCGCCCATGACCAGGCCCGGCCGTCGCAGGGCGCCCGGCCCGTACACCCGTCGTCGTCCGGGGCCGAGCATTCCGACCCCATGTCTTCCGGGGCATGGCAGCCGCAGCACGACCGGATCCCGGCCGCCCCCGCCCGGTCCCCACTGCCGGTGCGCGACACCGACTCCCGACGGCCCAACCCCGCCGAGGCGCTGCCCGGCATCCGCCCCGTAGACCGGCCGACCGCCGAGGAGAACGCGAACAGACCGCCGGCACCGCTGAACGGCGCCGTACGCGGCACCATGGCCAAGCCCCAACTGCCCCGGCGCCGCGCCCAGGAGCACATCGCACCCCAGCTCCGCGGCGGCCCCACACCGTCCGTCCGCCAGGATCCCGACCAGCACATCGGCCACGACCCGGGCCTGATGGCCGCTTTCCAGCGGGGCATCAGCCTCGCCGAGTCCGCGCAGCGGCCGGAGCCCGCCCACACCGAGGCGGACACACACACGGCCCCCGCCACGGCCCCGCACACCGACGTACCCCTGGACGTCCTGCACCTGGACACGGGGCTCTCCGGCGACCTACCGGCGCCCTCCCTCGACGTACCGCGCAAGGGCCTGGCGCGCACAGCCGAAGCGCCGGCCCCGCACGCGCCCGACTACGACCTGACTGCCCGGCACGACGGGAGCGCACCGGCCGGATGA
- a CDS encoding roadblock/LC7 domain-containing protein — MASEAPTAHASDLDWLMSGLVQRVPHTTSAVLLSCDGLVKSVHGLDPDSADHMAALASGLYSLGRSAGVRFGDGGDVRQVVVELDSTLLFVTTAGSGTCLAVLAGREADAAVLGYEMAMLVKSVRPYLMTAPRQPVGRSTAMRP; from the coding sequence ATGGCGAGCGAAGCGCCGACCGCCCATGCTTCCGATCTCGACTGGCTGATGAGCGGCCTCGTGCAGCGCGTACCGCACACCACGAGTGCGGTCCTCCTCTCCTGCGACGGCCTCGTGAAGTCCGTGCACGGCCTCGACCCGGACAGCGCCGACCACATGGCCGCCCTCGCCTCGGGTCTCTACTCGCTCGGCCGCAGCGCGGGCGTTCGTTTCGGGGACGGCGGCGACGTGCGGCAGGTCGTGGTCGAGCTCGACTCGACCCTGCTGTTCGTCACCACCGCGGGCTCCGGCACATGCCTGGCCGTTCTCGCCGGCCGCGAGGCAGACGCCGCGGTCCTCGGCTACGAGATGGCGATGCTCGTCAAGAGCGTGCGGCCGTACCTGATGACCGCGCCTCGCCAGCCCGTCGGCCGGTCCACCGCGATGAGGCCTTGA
- a CDS encoding GTP-binding protein, which translates to MDYDDSSDPFPTALKILVAGGFGVGKTTFVGAVSEIAPLSTEELLTTVSAATDNLDGIENKVETTVAMDFGRITLDPQHVLYLFGTPGQERFWFMWDELSEGALGAVILADTRRLEDCFAAVDFFEQRGLGFIVAVNEFDGSYRYDPEEVRAAIDLDPEIPVVRCDARISSSGVQTLLTLVRHLLAHAPAPAPSRGAHT; encoded by the coding sequence ATGGACTACGACGACAGCTCTGATCCCTTCCCCACCGCACTCAAGATCCTGGTGGCGGGAGGGTTCGGAGTAGGCAAGACGACCTTCGTGGGCGCGGTGAGCGAGATCGCGCCGCTCAGCACGGAGGAGCTGCTCACCACGGTCAGCGCCGCGACCGACAATCTCGACGGGATCGAGAACAAGGTCGAGACGACCGTGGCGATGGACTTCGGCCGCATCACCCTCGACCCGCAGCACGTGCTGTATCTGTTCGGCACCCCCGGACAGGAACGGTTCTGGTTCATGTGGGACGAGCTGTCCGAAGGCGCGCTCGGCGCGGTGATCCTCGCCGACACCCGCCGCCTGGAGGACTGCTTCGCCGCCGTCGACTTCTTCGAGCAGCGCGGCCTGGGGTTCATCGTCGCAGTCAACGAGTTCGACGGCTCCTACCGCTACGACCCCGAGGAGGTACGCGCCGCCATCGATCTCGACCCCGAGATCCCCGTCGTGCGCTGCGACGCCCGGATCTCCAGCTCCGGTGTGCAGACCTTGCTCACGCTCGTCCGCCACCTTCTCGCACACGCCCCGGCACCGGCCCCGAGCCGGGGAGCCCACACATGA